The region GTATATCATGAACTAGCCTGTGCAATCACGATGTAGCGATCGCGCCCTTCGCCTTCGGAATAGGTGCGAATATCGCTATATTCAGTAGCGACGCGGTGCACGATTCGGCGGTCGGCAGCATTGATGTGCGCAATGTGCGAGTCGCCGCTGCGGCGCACTTCTTCAATCCAACCGCGCGCTTTTTCGGCAACTTTCTCTTCACGTTGCTTTTTGTAGTTTGCAACGTCAACGACAGCGTGCGTAAGCGCTGCACCTTTATTATGAAGCGCTGTCATCACAATATATTGAAGACTACGCAATGTTTCGGCATTATGCCCGATTAGGATACTGTTCAAATCGCTACTTTCAACGGCGAGCGCAATCATATCGTCTTCAATATGCGCTTCAACGGCAATATTTTCGCCGAAAAACGACACAATATCCTCAACGAGCTTGCGTGCAAATTCAACTGATTCTTCTCGATCCATAGCTTCTCCTATCCTTTCGCTTTTATCCGCGTGACATGACCCTCGCGCGCCTGTTTTGCGCGTTCGGCGCCTGTTTTCTTGCGCTGATTTTTTTCTCCTTTTGTCGAGCTTTTTTTGGTT is a window of Candidatus Saccharimonadaceae bacterium ML1 DNA encoding:
- a CDS encoding Single-stranded DNA-binding protein: MDREESVEFARKLVEDIVSFFGENIAVEAHIEDDMIALAVESSDLNSILIGHNAETLRSLQYIVMTALHNKGAALTHAVVDVANYKKQREEKVAEKARGWIEEVRRSGDSHIAHINAADRRIVHRVATEYSDIRTYSEGEGRDRYIVIAQASS